A genomic stretch from Oncorhynchus gorbuscha isolate QuinsamMale2020 ecotype Even-year linkage group LG20, OgorEven_v1.0, whole genome shotgun sequence includes:
- the LOC124007551 gene encoding LIM/homeobox protein Lhx3-like isoform X2, producing the protein MLLEHPGSSCQNPGNFSRYSAGQEIPVCAGCNQHIVDRFILKVLDRHWHSKCLKCSDCQSQLADKCFSREDRVYCKEDFFKFGTKCAACQQGIPPTQVVRRAQDFVYHLHCFACIVCKRQLATGDEYYLMEDSRLVCKADYETAKQREADSTAKRPRTTITAKQLETLKNAYNNSPKPARHVREQLSSETGLDMRVVQVWFQNRRAKEKRLKKDAGRQRWGQYFRNMKRSRGSSKSDKDSIQEEGMDSDAEVSFTDEPPMSELSHSNGIYSGLSESSLAMGGRQESSHGPFPLEHGVLQSQDQYHNIRSSSPYGLPQSPGSLQSLPRHQPPISSLVYPDSGLSIMTQGGAPGLNPGMRGVLGGANGPSSDLSTGSSGGYPDFPASPASWLDEVDHGQF; encoded by the exons AGATTCCTGTATGCGCGGGCTGTAATCAACACATCGTGGACCGCTTCATCCTCAAAGTGCTAGACCGCCATTGGCACAGCAAGTGCCTGAAATGTAGCGACTGCCAATCCCAACTAGCGGACAAGTGCTTCAGCCGGGAAGATAGAGTCTACTGCAAAGAAGACTTTTTTAA ATTTGGGACCAAATGTGCCGCGTGTCAGCAAGGTATTCCGCCGACGCAAGTGGTGAGGAGAGCGCAGGATTTCGTGTACCACCTGCACTGCTTCGCGTGCATCGTGTGCAAAAGGCAGCTCGCGACAGGTGACGAGTACTACTTGATGGAGGACAGCAGACTCGTGTGCAAGGCTGACTACGAAACCGCTaaacagagag AGGCAGACTCAACAGCGAAAAGGCCACGAACGACTATCACCGCCAAACAGCTCGAGACCCTGAAAAACGCTTACAACAACTCCCCAAAACCTGCCCGCCACGTACGAGAACAGCTATCGTCAGAAACCGGCCTAGATATGCGGGTTGTTCAG GTGTGGTTTCAGAACAGGCGAGCAAAAGAGAAGAGGCTGAAGAAGGATGCAGGCAGACAGAGGTGGGGACAGTACTTCCGCAACATGAAGAGGTCGCGAGGCAGTTCAAAATCAGACAAGGACAGCATCCAGGAGGAGGGCATGGACAGCGACGCTGAGGTTTCCTTTACAG ATGAGCCACCCATGTCGGAGCTCAGCCACTCCAATGGCATCTACAGTGGCCTGAGCGAGTCGTCCCTGGCCATGGGGGGCCGCCAGGAGAGCAGCCACGGCCCCTTCCCCCTAGAGCATGGAGTCCTCCAGTCCCAGGACCAGTACCACAACATCCGCTCCAGCAGCCCTTACGGCCTACCCCAGTCCCCAGGCTCGCTTCAGTCCCTGCCCAGGCACCAGCCCCCTATCTCCAGCCTGGTCTACCCTGACTCTGGCCTGTCCATCATGACCCAAGGCGGGGCCCCCGGGCTGAACCCAGGCATGAGAGGAGTGTTGGGTGGCGCTAACGGCCCCAGCTCGGATCTGTCTACTGGCAGCAGTGGGGGCTACCCAGACTTCCCAGCGAGCCCAGCTTCCTGGTTGGATGAAGTGGACCACGGCCAGTTTTGA
- the LOC124007551 gene encoding LIM/homeobox protein Lhx3-like isoform X1: MLLEHPGSSCQNPGNFSRYSAGQEIPVCAGCNQHIVDRFILKVLDRHWHSKCLKCSDCQSQLADKCFSREDRVYCKEDFFKRFGTKCAACQQGIPPTQVVRRAQDFVYHLHCFACIVCKRQLATGDEYYLMEDSRLVCKADYETAKQREADSTAKRPRTTITAKQLETLKNAYNNSPKPARHVREQLSSETGLDMRVVQVWFQNRRAKEKRLKKDAGRQRWGQYFRNMKRSRGSSKSDKDSIQEEGMDSDAEVSFTDEPPMSELSHSNGIYSGLSESSLAMGGRQESSHGPFPLEHGVLQSQDQYHNIRSSSPYGLPQSPGSLQSLPRHQPPISSLVYPDSGLSIMTQGGAPGLNPGMRGVLGGANGPSSDLSTGSSGGYPDFPASPASWLDEVDHGQF, encoded by the exons AGATTCCTGTATGCGCGGGCTGTAATCAACACATCGTGGACCGCTTCATCCTCAAAGTGCTAGACCGCCATTGGCACAGCAAGTGCCTGAAATGTAGCGACTGCCAATCCCAACTAGCGGACAAGTGCTTCAGCCGGGAAGATAGAGTCTACTGCAAAGAAGACTTTTTTAA GAGATTTGGGACCAAATGTGCCGCGTGTCAGCAAGGTATTCCGCCGACGCAAGTGGTGAGGAGAGCGCAGGATTTCGTGTACCACCTGCACTGCTTCGCGTGCATCGTGTGCAAAAGGCAGCTCGCGACAGGTGACGAGTACTACTTGATGGAGGACAGCAGACTCGTGTGCAAGGCTGACTACGAAACCGCTaaacagagag AGGCAGACTCAACAGCGAAAAGGCCACGAACGACTATCACCGCCAAACAGCTCGAGACCCTGAAAAACGCTTACAACAACTCCCCAAAACCTGCCCGCCACGTACGAGAACAGCTATCGTCAGAAACCGGCCTAGATATGCGGGTTGTTCAG GTGTGGTTTCAGAACAGGCGAGCAAAAGAGAAGAGGCTGAAGAAGGATGCAGGCAGACAGAGGTGGGGACAGTACTTCCGCAACATGAAGAGGTCGCGAGGCAGTTCAAAATCAGACAAGGACAGCATCCAGGAGGAGGGCATGGACAGCGACGCTGAGGTTTCCTTTACAG ATGAGCCACCCATGTCGGAGCTCAGCCACTCCAATGGCATCTACAGTGGCCTGAGCGAGTCGTCCCTGGCCATGGGGGGCCGCCAGGAGAGCAGCCACGGCCCCTTCCCCCTAGAGCATGGAGTCCTCCAGTCCCAGGACCAGTACCACAACATCCGCTCCAGCAGCCCTTACGGCCTACCCCAGTCCCCAGGCTCGCTTCAGTCCCTGCCCAGGCACCAGCCCCCTATCTCCAGCCTGGTCTACCCTGACTCTGGCCTGTCCATCATGACCCAAGGCGGGGCCCCCGGGCTGAACCCAGGCATGAGAGGAGTGTTGGGTGGCGCTAACGGCCCCAGCTCGGATCTGTCTACTGGCAGCAGTGGGGGCTACCCAGACTTCCCAGCGAGCCCAGCTTCCTGGTTGGATGAAGTGGACCACGGCCAGTTTTGA
- the LOC124007551 gene encoding LIM/homeobox protein Lhx3-like isoform X3: MQKIPVCAGCNQHIVDRFILKVLDRHWHSKCLKCSDCQSQLADKCFSREDRVYCKEDFFKRFGTKCAACQQGIPPTQVVRRAQDFVYHLHCFACIVCKRQLATGDEYYLMEDSRLVCKADYETAKQREADSTAKRPRTTITAKQLETLKNAYNNSPKPARHVREQLSSETGLDMRVVQVWFQNRRAKEKRLKKDAGRQRWGQYFRNMKRSRGSSKSDKDSIQEEGMDSDAEVSFTDEPPMSELSHSNGIYSGLSESSLAMGGRQESSHGPFPLEHGVLQSQDQYHNIRSSSPYGLPQSPGSLQSLPRHQPPISSLVYPDSGLSIMTQGGAPGLNPGMRGVLGGANGPSSDLSTGSSGGYPDFPASPASWLDEVDHGQF; the protein is encoded by the exons ATGCAAA AGATTCCTGTATGCGCGGGCTGTAATCAACACATCGTGGACCGCTTCATCCTCAAAGTGCTAGACCGCCATTGGCACAGCAAGTGCCTGAAATGTAGCGACTGCCAATCCCAACTAGCGGACAAGTGCTTCAGCCGGGAAGATAGAGTCTACTGCAAAGAAGACTTTTTTAA GAGATTTGGGACCAAATGTGCCGCGTGTCAGCAAGGTATTCCGCCGACGCAAGTGGTGAGGAGAGCGCAGGATTTCGTGTACCACCTGCACTGCTTCGCGTGCATCGTGTGCAAAAGGCAGCTCGCGACAGGTGACGAGTACTACTTGATGGAGGACAGCAGACTCGTGTGCAAGGCTGACTACGAAACCGCTaaacagagag AGGCAGACTCAACAGCGAAAAGGCCACGAACGACTATCACCGCCAAACAGCTCGAGACCCTGAAAAACGCTTACAACAACTCCCCAAAACCTGCCCGCCACGTACGAGAACAGCTATCGTCAGAAACCGGCCTAGATATGCGGGTTGTTCAG GTGTGGTTTCAGAACAGGCGAGCAAAAGAGAAGAGGCTGAAGAAGGATGCAGGCAGACAGAGGTGGGGACAGTACTTCCGCAACATGAAGAGGTCGCGAGGCAGTTCAAAATCAGACAAGGACAGCATCCAGGAGGAGGGCATGGACAGCGACGCTGAGGTTTCCTTTACAG ATGAGCCACCCATGTCGGAGCTCAGCCACTCCAATGGCATCTACAGTGGCCTGAGCGAGTCGTCCCTGGCCATGGGGGGCCGCCAGGAGAGCAGCCACGGCCCCTTCCCCCTAGAGCATGGAGTCCTCCAGTCCCAGGACCAGTACCACAACATCCGCTCCAGCAGCCCTTACGGCCTACCCCAGTCCCCAGGCTCGCTTCAGTCCCTGCCCAGGCACCAGCCCCCTATCTCCAGCCTGGTCTACCCTGACTCTGGCCTGTCCATCATGACCCAAGGCGGGGCCCCCGGGCTGAACCCAGGCATGAGAGGAGTGTTGGGTGGCGCTAACGGCCCCAGCTCGGATCTGTCTACTGGCAGCAGTGGGGGCTACCCAGACTTCCCAGCGAGCCCAGCTTCCTGGTTGGATGAAGTGGACCACGGCCAGTTTTGA